A portion of the Stella humosa genome contains these proteins:
- a CDS encoding MaoC family dehydratase, giving the protein MTAMSPQDLHFEDVVLGETFVTPAHTVTDEAITRFADVTLDHSSLHLDDALARSMGFPRRIAHGLYGLSLMEGLKSKLRLYDQTSIASLGWDRVRFRAPILSGDTVRVRFAFVSKRESSKPDRGVVIEAATLERQDGTVLVEAEHATLLRRRGT; this is encoded by the coding sequence ATGACCGCAATGTCGCCCCAGGACCTGCATTTCGAGGATGTGGTCCTGGGAGAAACCTTCGTCACGCCCGCGCATACTGTCACCGACGAGGCGATCACGCGCTTCGCCGACGTGACGCTCGATCATTCCAGCCTGCATCTGGACGATGCGCTGGCGCGCAGCATGGGCTTCCCGCGCCGCATCGCGCACGGGCTCTACGGCCTTTCGCTGATGGAAGGGCTGAAGAGCAAGCTGCGGCTCTACGACCAAACCTCGATCGCCTCCCTCGGCTGGGACCGGGTGCGCTTCCGGGCACCCATCCTGTCGGGCGACACCGTGCGGGTGCGCTTCGCCTTCGTCTCCAAGCGCGAGTCGAGCAAGCCCGACCGCGGCGTCGTGATCGAGGCGGCGACCCTGGAGCGGCAGGACGGAACGGTCCTGGTCGAGGCGGAGCACGCGACGCTGCTCCGCCGGCGGGGAACCTGA
- a CDS encoding dihydrodipicolinate synthase family protein codes for MTVHRGTFTVLITPFTDGVSRVDEERLRQLVEYQVEEGIHGLVPLGSTGEFLSLSENERADVARIVVDQAAGRVPVFVGTAAESTDDAIRYSRQAEKLGADGVMIIPPFYSTPTEDELYEHYRRISDQIGIPIMLYNNPATANVDVKPALIARMAETTKVTYVKESTVDVRRIHQIKRLCGDRVQAFGGYMGYESFLVGADGWVSVCANVIPGPSARLFDLWDKHRDYDGARALFERINPMIEALGAHWYVQGTKACFDLMGAPMGLARPPRSLLPASVREEFRLVLEGLGMLTGSPPAAFGPRHRAAAE; via the coding sequence ATGACCGTCCATCGCGGTACCTTCACCGTGCTTATCACGCCCTTCACCGACGGCGTCAGCCGGGTCGACGAGGAGCGGCTGCGGCAACTCGTCGAGTACCAGGTGGAGGAGGGCATTCACGGGCTGGTGCCGCTCGGCAGCACCGGTGAGTTCCTGTCGTTGAGCGAGAACGAGCGGGCCGACGTCGCCCGCATCGTCGTCGACCAGGCCGCCGGCCGGGTACCCGTCTTCGTCGGCACCGCCGCGGAATCGACCGACGACGCGATCCGCTATTCCCGCCAGGCCGAGAAGCTCGGCGCCGACGGCGTGATGATCATTCCGCCGTTCTATTCCACGCCGACCGAGGACGAGCTGTACGAGCATTATCGCCGGATCTCGGACCAGATCGGCATTCCGATCATGCTCTACAACAACCCGGCGACGGCCAACGTCGACGTGAAGCCGGCCCTGATCGCGCGCATGGCGGAAACGACGAAGGTCACCTACGTCAAGGAATCGACCGTCGATGTGCGCCGCATCCACCAGATCAAGCGGCTGTGCGGCGACCGGGTCCAGGCCTTCGGCGGCTACATGGGCTACGAATCCTTTCTGGTCGGCGCCGATGGCTGGGTTTCGGTCTGCGCGAACGTGATCCCCGGGCCCTCCGCCCGGCTGTTCGATCTCTGGGACAAGCATCGCGACTATGACGGCGCGCGCGCCCTGTTCGAGCGCATCAACCCGATGATCGAGGCGCTGGGCGCGCACTGGTACGTCCAGGGCACGAAGGCCTGCTTCGACCTGATGGGGGCGCCGATGGGGCTGGCCCGGCCGCCGCGCTCGCTGCTGCCGGCGTCGGTGCGCGAGGAGTTCCGCCTGGTGCTGGAGGGCCTGGGCATGCTGACCGGATCGCCGCCGGCGGCGTTCGGCCCGCGCCATCGCGCCGCGGCCGAATAG
- a CDS encoding dihydrodipicolinate synthase family protein — MILNDVVVATILPFAPDLSIDWAGYERFLGYCVRPGISAVFVNGHAGEGASLTPDERVEVIRRTRAVIGRTRPLLAGIIAYSTAEAVRQAREARDAGAEVAVLFPLPQFAGGGAADPAVVLDYVDRVIDGAGLPVSVFQYPIASGLGFSTPVLVDVARRPGVLAIKEGSGDIRAYEENWRAVKQAAPEVAILASNFDWFLAQAAIGADGILSGLASLTPDLLVELWRAAQAGDLRAMRQADDRLHPVVRAIYGARPLMDMHTRIKVALRHLGVIGCALPRPPLLAVAEATERVVTETVDRAGLRAALAV; from the coding sequence ATGATCCTGAACGATGTCGTCGTCGCCACGATCCTGCCGTTCGCGCCCGATCTCTCGATCGACTGGGCAGGGTACGAGCGTTTCCTCGGCTATTGCGTCCGGCCCGGCATCTCGGCCGTGTTCGTCAACGGGCATGCCGGCGAAGGGGCCAGCCTGACACCCGACGAACGGGTCGAGGTCATCCGCCGGACGCGCGCCGTCATCGGCCGCACCCGCCCTCTGCTGGCGGGGATCATCGCCTATTCGACGGCCGAGGCGGTGCGGCAGGCGCGCGAGGCGCGCGATGCCGGCGCCGAGGTCGCCGTGCTCTTTCCATTGCCGCAGTTCGCCGGCGGCGGGGCGGCCGACCCGGCGGTCGTGCTCGACTATGTCGACCGGGTGATCGACGGCGCGGGCCTGCCGGTCTCGGTCTTCCAGTACCCGATCGCATCCGGCCTCGGCTTCTCGACGCCGGTGCTGGTGGACGTCGCCCGGCGGCCGGGCGTGCTGGCCATCAAGGAGGGCAGCGGCGACATCCGCGCCTATGAGGAGAACTGGCGGGCGGTCAAGCAGGCGGCGCCCGAGGTGGCCATCCTCGCATCCAACTTCGACTGGTTCCTGGCACAGGCGGCGATCGGCGCCGACGGCATCCTCTCCGGCCTTGCCAGCCTGACGCCCGACCTGCTGGTCGAGCTGTGGCGCGCGGCCCAGGCGGGCGACCTGCGGGCGATGCGGCAGGCCGACGACCGCCTGCATCCGGTCGTCCGCGCCATCTATGGCGCGCGGCCGCTGATGGACATGCACACGCGCATCAAGGTCGCCCTGCGGCATCTGGGCGTGATCGGCTGCGCGCTGCCGCGCCCGCCGCTCCTTGCCGTAGCCGAGGCGACGGAGCGTGTCGTGACCGAGACGGTCGACCGGGCCGGCCTGCGCGCCGCGCTCGCAGTCTAG
- a CDS encoding phytanoyl-CoA dioxygenase family protein: MTVAPFPLERGLAEAYERDGIVCVRNALDPAWVERMRAAVENVLAAPSEFGERYGDPTRASFLGDKFMWMRDPDFRAFAMESTLPAIAAGLVGSPTVNLFYDHLLVKEPGSDVPTRWHHDQNYWPCVGSQCLSIWVALDKVDAGNGRVEFIRGSHRWTERFQPMNFTDMAPIADPDYQPIPDIDADRNRYDIVAYDLEPGDCVVFSALTVHGASGNAAGDRRRRAIAVRYTGDDVRFAVKRAVIKLPTDPGLAHGDRMGGPQFPLIPVA, encoded by the coding sequence ATGACCGTCGCCCCCTTCCCGCTTGAACGCGGACTAGCCGAAGCCTACGAGCGCGACGGCATCGTGTGCGTGCGCAACGCCCTCGACCCAGCATGGGTCGAGCGGATGCGGGCGGCCGTGGAAAACGTGCTGGCCGCCCCCTCCGAGTTCGGCGAGCGCTACGGCGATCCGACCCGCGCCTCGTTCCTCGGCGACAAGTTCATGTGGATGCGCGACCCGGACTTCCGCGCGTTCGCCATGGAATCGACCTTGCCGGCGATCGCCGCCGGCCTCGTCGGCAGCCCCACCGTCAATCTCTTCTACGACCATCTGCTGGTGAAGGAGCCGGGCAGCGACGTTCCCACCCGCTGGCATCACGACCAGAACTACTGGCCCTGCGTCGGCAGCCAGTGCCTGTCGATCTGGGTGGCGCTCGACAAGGTGGACGCGGGCAACGGCCGGGTGGAGTTCATCCGCGGGTCGCACCGCTGGACGGAGCGATTCCAGCCGATGAACTTCACCGACATGGCGCCGATCGCCGACCCCGACTACCAGCCGATTCCCGACATCGACGCCGATCGCAACCGCTACGACATCGTCGCCTACGACCTGGAGCCCGGCGACTGCGTGGTCTTCAGCGCCCTCACCGTGCATGGCGCCAGCGGCAATGCCGCGGGCGACCGGCGCCGGCGCGCCATCGCCGTCCGCTATACGGGCGACGACGTGCGGTTCGCGGTCAAGCGGGCGGTCATCAAGCTGCCGACCGACCCAGGCCTCGCCCACGGCGACCGCATGGGCGGCCCGCAGTTTCCGTTGATCCCGGTCGCCTGA
- a CDS encoding aminotransferase class IV has product MPIAVPIIHLNGAYLPEPEARLSPFDLGLQFGDGVYEVVSAWKGLLFQLEAHLDRLEDGLHATRIETGLSRQDWRSIVAGTARANELTDASVKIIVTRGLLPAGTTDPRAARPTVIAFATPYGHIGTPEQRAHGIRLMIGHQRGMAPDTLDPRYKHISRLQYQLARIEALAAGYDDVVWLSAQGLVEEAPRSNVFLVKKGRLRTPAAGVLHGITHRTFCELAAELDVPLDVGDVTPYDLFTADEVFTCSTSGAALPVRETAGRPVLGAVPGPVTSALNQLYWTKREAGWHGTPL; this is encoded by the coding sequence ATGCCGATCGCAGTACCCATCATCCACTTGAACGGCGCCTATTTGCCCGAACCCGAGGCCCGGCTATCCCCCTTCGATCTCGGCCTGCAGTTCGGCGACGGGGTGTATGAGGTGGTGTCGGCCTGGAAAGGGCTTCTGTTCCAACTCGAGGCGCATCTCGACCGGCTTGAGGACGGGCTGCACGCGACCCGCATCGAGACCGGCCTGTCGCGCCAGGACTGGCGGTCGATCGTCGCCGGGACGGCGCGGGCCAACGAACTGACGGATGCGTCGGTCAAGATCATCGTCACCCGCGGCCTGCTGCCGGCGGGCACCACCGATCCGCGGGCCGCACGGCCCACGGTCATCGCCTTCGCTACCCCCTACGGCCATATAGGGACGCCCGAGCAGCGGGCACACGGCATCCGCCTGATGATCGGGCACCAGCGCGGCATGGCACCGGATACGCTGGACCCGCGCTACAAGCACATCTCCCGCCTGCAATACCAGTTGGCGCGGATCGAGGCACTGGCGGCCGGGTACGACGACGTCGTCTGGCTCTCGGCCCAGGGCCTGGTCGAGGAGGCGCCGCGTTCGAACGTATTCCTCGTCAAGAAAGGGCGGTTGCGGACGCCCGCCGCCGGCGTGTTGCACGGCATCACGCACCGCACCTTCTGCGAACTGGCGGCCGAACTGGACGTGCCGCTCGATGTCGGTGACGTGACGCCCTACGACCTCTTCACGGCCGACGAGGTCTTCACCTGCAGTACGTCAGGGGCTGCCCTGCCGGTTCGCGAGACGGCGGGCCGGCCGGTGCTGGGGGCGGTGCCCGGCCCCGTGACCTCCGCCCTCAACCAACTCTACTGGACGAAGCGCGAGGCCGGCTGGCACGGCACCCCGCTCTAA
- a CDS encoding TRAP transporter small permease → MANTLSHPPVAAVPANLALRLAGRALGLLRMAISSVVVVLFVTMTAATLVQVAGRYIFGYAIAWTTEVATFSQIWLVFLASGIAMRYGMHIGVDVLAGMLPPPLQRLLAIVLGAASLLFLWVIFDGSLAIVDMGQFQTSPLLQISMAHVYLAIPIGVAYLALEYLIVIGRLLLGREPFEKHATGEHSP, encoded by the coding sequence ATGGCGAATACACTCTCCCATCCACCGGTCGCAGCCGTGCCCGCCAACCTGGCCCTGCGGCTGGCGGGCCGGGCCCTCGGCCTGCTGCGGATGGCGATCTCGAGCGTCGTCGTCGTCCTGTTCGTGACCATGACGGCGGCGACGCTGGTCCAGGTCGCCGGCCGCTACATCTTCGGCTATGCGATCGCCTGGACGACCGAGGTCGCGACCTTCTCGCAGATCTGGCTGGTCTTCCTGGCGAGCGGCATTGCCATGCGCTACGGCATGCATATCGGCGTCGATGTCCTGGCCGGGATGCTGCCGCCGCCGCTCCAGCGGCTCCTGGCGATCGTGCTCGGCGCGGCCTCGCTGCTCTTCCTCTGGGTCATCTTCGACGGCAGCCTCGCCATCGTGGACATGGGGCAGTTCCAGACATCGCCGCTGCTGCAGATCAGCATGGCGCACGTCTACCTGGCCATCCCGATCGGCGTCGCCTACCTGGCCCTCGAATACCTGATCGTCATCGGGCGGCTGCTGCTTGGCCGGGAGCCCTTCGAGAAGCATGCCACCGGGGAGCATTCGCCATGA
- a CDS encoding TRAP transporter large permease, translating to MMVTFPVFLAFILMGMPIVFCLGVAAALTLHLTTSTPLVVLPQRLYSGLDSYTLLAIPFFIGAGLVMEMGGIARRIIEFATSLVGWITGGLLMVAVVAGAGLASISGSGSADTAAIASVMTPDMRRRRYNIDFAAGIMACAGALGPIIPPSIIMVIIATVSGQSVGRMFLGGIVPGLLMGLALLGACYLHARRNPGIYKDAEPFSGARVRRAFIAAIPALLMPVIIVGGIVGGVFTPTEAAAVVLFYGLVVGLFVYRELTFAMLPKLFLKAACTTAAVMLIIGTAAIFSWLIAVQDVPGTLGRFLRATSDNALLYLLFVNLLLLVVGMFMESIAAVLILVPVLMPIAVGFGVDPIHFGVLIAVNLSIGLVTPPYGICLFVACSVTGRKVMQVAPHLGLPLGAMLLVQILITYVPDLVLYLPRTFLS from the coding sequence ATGATGGTCACCTTCCCGGTATTCCTCGCCTTCATCCTGATGGGCATGCCGATCGTCTTCTGCCTCGGCGTGGCGGCGGCGCTGACACTTCATCTCACCACGTCGACGCCGCTCGTCGTGCTGCCGCAGCGGCTCTATTCGGGGCTCGACAGCTACACGCTCCTCGCCATCCCGTTCTTCATCGGTGCCGGCCTGGTGATGGAGATGGGCGGGATCGCGCGCCGCATCATCGAGTTTGCGACCTCGCTCGTCGGCTGGATCACCGGCGGGTTGCTGATGGTGGCGGTCGTCGCCGGCGCCGGCCTCGCCTCGATCTCCGGTTCCGGGTCGGCGGATACCGCGGCCATCGCCTCGGTGATGACGCCCGACATGCGGCGGCGGCGCTACAACATCGACTTCGCCGCCGGCATCATGGCCTGCGCGGGGGCGCTCGGGCCGATCATCCCGCCCTCGATCATCATGGTCATCATCGCCACCGTGTCCGGCCAATCGGTCGGCCGGATGTTCCTGGGCGGCATCGTGCCGGGCCTGCTGATGGGGCTGGCCCTGTTGGGCGCCTGCTACCTGCATGCCAGGCGCAACCCCGGCATCTACAAGGATGCCGAGCCCTTCTCGGGCGCGCGCGTCCGCCGCGCCTTCATCGCCGCCATCCCGGCGCTGCTGATGCCGGTCATCATCGTCGGCGGCATTGTCGGCGGCGTGTTCACCCCGACCGAGGCGGCGGCCGTCGTCCTCTTCTACGGTCTGGTCGTCGGCCTGTTCGTCTATCGCGAGCTGACTTTCGCGATGTTGCCGAAGCTCTTTCTGAAAGCCGCCTGCACCACGGCGGCGGTCATGCTGATCATCGGCACCGCGGCGATCTTCTCGTGGCTGATCGCCGTGCAGGATGTTCCCGGCACGCTCGGCCGCTTTCTCCGCGCCACCTCGGACAATGCGCTGCTCTACCTCCTTTTCGTGAATCTGCTGCTGCTGGTCGTCGGCATGTTCATGGAAAGCATCGCCGCGGTGCTGATCCTGGTGCCGGTGCTGATGCCGATCGCGGTCGGGTTCGGCGTCGACCCGATCCATTTCGGCGTGCTGATCGCCGTGAACCTGTCGATCGGTCTGGTAACGCCGCCCTACGGCATCTGCCTCTTCGTCGCCTGCTCGGTGACGGGCCGCAAGGTGATGCAGGTGGCGCCGCATCTGGGCCTGCCGCTGGGGGCGATGCTGCTCGTCCAGATCCTGATCACCTATGTGCCGGATCTGGTCCTGTACCTGCCGCGCACGTTTCTCAGCTGA
- a CDS encoding tripartite tricarboxylate transporter substrate binding protein, whose protein sequence is MTSFASRLPGLLGIGLLGLALLAQGQPAAAFPDRPVRVIVPWGAGGTSDLSMRKIAEIAARGLGQPVVVENKPGASGVVGMAEMAKAAPDGHTIALATGATVFIAPNLRQVPFDPQKDLTPIINYSGSYHGIVVPAASPWKTLADLLAEAKAKPGVLTFATAGTYDGGHFAMLVLSRMQDLKFVHVPFQGSATAMTAMLGQHVSFGVISGFTEQVRAGQLRLLALLDGDRMEEFPDVPTLREAGIDWEYPSIMGVVGPAGLAPVARARLEKALGDAAATEEFRAYMRTIQMPMRVMDGKAFEAMMSRELLRYRKAAVDYGIRQ, encoded by the coding sequence ATGACCAGCTTTGCATCGCGACTGCCGGGTCTGCTGGGTATCGGCTTGCTGGGACTGGCCCTGCTGGCACAGGGCCAGCCGGCGGCGGCCTTTCCAGACAGGCCCGTCCGGGTGATCGTGCCCTGGGGGGCGGGCGGTACCAGCGATCTTTCGATGCGCAAGATCGCCGAGATCGCGGCGCGCGGGCTGGGCCAGCCGGTCGTGGTCGAGAACAAGCCGGGCGCGTCCGGCGTGGTCGGCATGGCCGAGATGGCGAAGGCGGCGCCGGACGGGCACACGATCGCGCTGGCGACCGGTGCCACCGTCTTCATCGCCCCCAACCTGCGCCAGGTGCCGTTCGATCCGCAGAAGGACCTGACGCCGATCATCAACTATTCCGGCTCCTACCACGGCATCGTGGTGCCGGCGGCTTCGCCCTGGAAGACGCTGGCCGACCTCCTGGCCGAGGCCAAGGCCAAGCCCGGCGTGCTCACCTTCGCCACCGCCGGCACCTATGACGGCGGCCATTTCGCCATGCTGGTGCTGAGCCGGATGCAGGACCTGAAGTTCGTCCATGTGCCCTTCCAGGGCAGCGCCACGGCGATGACGGCGATGCTGGGGCAGCATGTCTCGTTCGGCGTCATCTCCGGCTTCACCGAGCAGGTTCGGGCGGGTCAGTTGCGCCTGCTGGCGCTGCTGGACGGCGACCGGATGGAAGAGTTCCCCGATGTGCCGACCCTGCGCGAGGCCGGCATCGACTGGGAATATCCCTCGATCATGGGCGTGGTCGGGCCGGCGGGCCTCGCCCCCGTCGCCCGCGCGCGGCTGGAGAAGGCCCTGGGCGATGCCGCGGCGACCGAGGAATTCCGCGCCTACATGCGCACCATCCAGATGCCGATGCGGGTGATGGACGGCAAGGCGTTCGAGGCGATGATGAGCCGCGAGCTGCTGCGCTACCGGAAGGCGGCGGTCGACTACGGCATCCGGCAGTAG
- a CDS encoding TRAP transporter substrate-binding protein, with protein MTAHPIRTLAASLMMASAVTLSPATAQTILKASHSAAPDEPFQVGMEEFSRIVGEKTNGKYKLQIFPNNQLGQEREVAEQILLGTVDIANPSNAVLTNFVPQLILFDMPFLFRDREHMAKVVEGPIGQKLADAARGRGFRILGWHEAGVRHIMTRSKAVASIADMKGLKIRTMQSSAHIAAFQAMGANPTPLAYGELYGALQSGVVDGAEAANTNYAAQRFFEVAPNWSMVAWLLLANPLVMSERKFQALSADEQKIFLEAGLLSSRAERKAYASGEEARLALAIAGGTKVSRPDVAPFREAVKPVYEKFLQPADRVLLQEVIDTK; from the coding sequence ATGACGGCTCATCCGATACGAACGCTCGCCGCCTCGCTGATGATGGCGTCGGCCGTGACACTGTCGCCAGCGACCGCCCAGACGATCCTGAAGGCAAGCCATTCCGCCGCCCCGGACGAACCGTTCCAGGTCGGCATGGAAGAGTTCTCCCGGATCGTCGGGGAAAAGACGAACGGCAAGTACAAGCTGCAGATCTTCCCCAACAACCAGTTGGGCCAGGAGCGCGAGGTGGCCGAGCAGATCCTGCTCGGCACGGTCGATATCGCCAACCCATCGAACGCGGTGCTGACCAATTTCGTCCCGCAGCTCATCCTGTTCGACATGCCGTTCCTCTTCCGCGACCGCGAGCACATGGCAAAGGTCGTCGAGGGGCCTATCGGCCAGAAGCTGGCCGACGCCGCGCGCGGCCGCGGCTTTCGCATCCTGGGCTGGCACGAGGCGGGCGTGCGCCACATCATGACCCGCTCCAAGGCCGTCGCCAGCATCGCCGACATGAAGGGCCTGAAGATCCGCACGATGCAGAGCTCGGCGCATATCGCAGCATTCCAGGCGATGGGCGCCAACCCGACGCCGCTCGCCTATGGCGAGCTTTACGGCGCGCTCCAGTCCGGCGTCGTCGATGGCGCCGAGGCGGCCAACACCAACTATGCCGCCCAGCGCTTCTTCGAGGTGGCGCCGAACTGGTCGATGGTTGCCTGGCTGCTCCTGGCGAACCCGCTCGTCATGTCGGAGCGCAAGTTCCAGGCGCTGTCCGCCGACGAGCAGAAGATCTTCCTCGAGGCCGGCCTCCTGTCCTCCCGCGCCGAGCGCAAGGCCTATGCCTCGGGCGAGGAGGCACGCCTGGCCTTGGCGATCGCCGGCGGGACCAAGGTGTCGCGCCCCGACGTGGCGCCGTTCCGCGAGGCGGTGAAGCCCGTCTACGAGAAGTTCCTGCAGCCGGCCGACCGGGTGCTGCTGCAGGAAGTGATCGACACGAAGTAG
- a CDS encoding enoyl-CoA hydratase-related protein: protein MPGRCVMSPIAVSDPAPHVRLIRFQRPEARNALSRGLLVALAAELDRAAADPEVRALVLTGDDRAFSAGADIKEMPDGGIPMWGQADRLRAWKTIERFPKPLLAAVNGWALGGGCELTTLCDIVIAGDSARFGFPEVRIAAFPGDGGTQRVPRIVGKARAMWMMMTGETIDAATACAWGLALQVVPAAETLPHALAMAERIAGMSPIAVAMIKEEVLMTYQKPLDESLSLERKLLLWQTEDHDEGIAAFVEKRPPVFKGR, encoded by the coding sequence ATGCCGGGCCGCTGCGTCATGAGCCCGATCGCCGTCTCCGACCCGGCGCCGCATGTCCGGCTGATCCGGTTCCAGCGGCCGGAGGCGCGCAACGCGCTGAGCCGCGGCCTGCTGGTGGCGCTGGCCGCCGAACTCGACCGGGCGGCGGCCGATCCCGAGGTCCGCGCGTTGGTGCTGACCGGCGACGACCGTGCCTTCTCGGCCGGTGCCGACATCAAGGAAATGCCGGATGGCGGCATTCCGATGTGGGGGCAGGCCGATCGGCTGCGCGCGTGGAAGACGATCGAGCGGTTTCCCAAGCCGCTGCTGGCGGCAGTCAACGGCTGGGCGCTGGGCGGCGGCTGCGAGCTGACGACGCTCTGCGACATCGTCATTGCCGGCGACAGCGCCCGCTTCGGCTTCCCGGAGGTGCGGATCGCGGCATTTCCGGGCGATGGCGGCACCCAGCGCGTGCCGCGGATCGTCGGCAAGGCCCGGGCGATGTGGATGATGATGACGGGCGAGACGATCGACGCCGCCACCGCCTGTGCCTGGGGCCTCGCCCTCCAGGTGGTGCCGGCGGCCGAGACCTTGCCCCATGCGCTGGCGATGGCCGAACGCATCGCCGGCATGTCGCCGATCGCCGTGGCGATGATCAAGGAAGAGGTCCTGATGACCTATCAGAAGCCCTTGGACGAGAGCCTCAGCCTCGAGCGCAAGCTCCTGCTCTGGCAGACCGAGGATCATGACGAGGGCATCGCTGCCTTCGTCGAGAAGCGCCCGCCCGTTTTCAAGGGCCGTTGA
- a CDS encoding tautomerase family protein: protein MPFLEIYHFNLEPERRRRLAAGATEGLAAAFAISPEIITTYFQDCGADDYAHAGRMPVSAADRRMFVKIHAFPRPADRLRDAARRITAAAVEAADIDAANVAIYFLPRPPEEAAHGGRLVSDGEPPRLAAVGEGAR, encoded by the coding sequence ATGCCGTTTCTCGAGATCTACCACTTCAATCTCGAGCCGGAACGGCGCCGTCGCCTGGCCGCCGGCGCCACCGAAGGGCTTGCCGCGGCCTTCGCGATCAGCCCCGAGATCATCACGACCTACTTCCAGGATTGCGGCGCCGACGACTATGCCCATGCCGGGCGGATGCCGGTTTCGGCGGCCGACCGGCGCATGTTCGTGAAGATCCATGCCTTTCCGCGCCCGGCCGACCGCCTGCGCGATGCCGCCCGACGGATTACCGCGGCGGCTGTCGAGGCGGCGGACATCGATGCTGCAAACGTTGCCATCTACTTCCTGCCGCGCCCTCCGGAGGAGGCCGCCCATGGTGGCCGCTTGGTGAGCGACGGCGAGCCGCCCCGGCTGGCAGCGGTCGGGGAGGGCGCCCGATGA
- a CDS encoding MaoC family dehydratase, producing the protein MGDPASMVDLHYEDIVVGDGVETQAHTITMDDILGFAAVTRDHHPLHVDPDYCSRTEFGRPIAHGLYGLALIEGLKSELKLYENTSIASLGWDKVSFRAPAFVGDRVHVRMRFLAKRPSRDPARGIVTEGVELLNQDGRVVVAGEHVTMVKCRAAAS; encoded by the coding sequence ATGGGTGATCCCGCCAGCATGGTCGACCTCCACTACGAGGACATCGTCGTCGGCGATGGCGTCGAGACGCAGGCGCACACCATCACCATGGACGACATCCTGGGATTCGCCGCCGTCACGCGCGACCACCACCCGCTGCATGTCGATCCGGACTATTGCAGCCGCACCGAGTTCGGGCGGCCCATCGCGCACGGGCTCTATGGCTTGGCATTGATCGAGGGGCTGAAGTCCGAGCTGAAGCTCTACGAGAACACCTCCATCGCCTCGCTCGGCTGGGACAAGGTCAGCTTCCGCGCGCCGGCGTTCGTCGGCGACCGGGTGCATGTGCGCATGCGCTTCCTGGCCAAGCGGCCGAGCCGCGACCCCGCGCGGGGCATCGTCACCGAAGGCGTGGAACTGCTGAACCAGGACGGCCGCGTCGTCGTTGCGGGCGAGCATGTGACGATGGTGAAATGCCGGGCCGCTGCGTCATGA
- a CDS encoding LacI family DNA-binding transcriptional regulator, whose translation MARKTGAPAHIAATRAGTLKDVALLAGVSISTVSRALTGKGLISEQTEKRIRQAAEAANYRPNTLARGLKTQRSRLIGLMVHNLVGTSHRLLAEVAQQRLGAAGFQVILCVTGDDAEQEARFLTTMENYRAEGLIVIPTGRNGPQLAKFAQAGVPVIAVIRRQEEQALETILHANEEGAQAGTRYLLDLGHRDIGFIVGRADTTSGRERYVGHVRALTEAGLRPDPSRIHFGAYRPETGFRACEAMLANGRRPTAIFVANHEASMGAMRFIRERAIDVPEDLSLLCYEDTPWFAWNKPAITVVDSGPQRIAELAVERLLMRLDGVPTQLEHRVDAALVIRESCAAPA comes from the coding sequence GTGGCCAGGAAGACCGGTGCGCCGGCTCATATCGCGGCCACCAGGGCCGGCACCCTGAAGGACGTCGCCCTGCTGGCGGGGGTGTCGATCAGCACCGTATCGCGGGCGCTGACCGGCAAGGGGCTGATCAGCGAGCAGACCGAGAAGCGTATCCGCCAGGCGGCGGAGGCCGCCAACTATCGGCCGAACACGCTGGCACGGGGCCTGAAGACGCAGCGCTCGCGGCTCATCGGCCTCATGGTGCACAATCTCGTCGGCACGTCCCACCGGCTGCTGGCGGAGGTGGCGCAGCAGCGGCTGGGCGCGGCCGGCTTCCAGGTGATCCTCTGCGTGACCGGCGATGACGCCGAGCAGGAAGCCCGCTTCCTGACCACCATGGAGAATTATCGGGCAGAGGGCCTGATCGTCATTCCGACCGGCCGCAACGGGCCGCAGCTCGCCAAGTTCGCGCAAGCCGGCGTGCCGGTGATCGCGGTAATCCGGCGGCAGGAGGAGCAGGCGCTGGAGACGATCCTCCACGCCAACGAGGAGGGGGCCCAGGCCGGCACCCGCTATCTCCTCGATCTCGGCCATCGTGATATCGGTTTCATCGTCGGCCGCGCGGACACGACGTCGGGCCGCGAGCGCTATGTCGGCCATGTCCGGGCGCTGACCGAGGCCGGGTTGCGGCCCGATCCCAGCCGCATCCATTTCGGCGCCTATCGCCCGGAGACGGGGTTCCGCGCCTGCGAGGCGATGCTGGCCAACGGCCGCCGGCCCACCGCGATCTTCGTCGCCAACCACGAGGCCTCGATGGGCGCCATGCGTTTCATTCGCGAGCGTGCGATCGACGTGCCCGAGGATCTGTCCCTGCTCTGCTACGAAGACACGCCCTGGTTCGCCTGGAACAAGCCCGCGATCACGGTGGTCGACAGTGGCCCCCAGCGTATCGCCGAACTGGCGGTCGAGCGCCTGCTGATGCGGCTCGACGGCGTGCCGACTCAACTGGAGCACCGGGTCGACGCAGCCCTGGTGATCCGGGAATCCTGCGCGGCCCCGGCTTGA